A single region of the Halorussus gelatinilyticus genome encodes:
- a CDS encoding O-acetylhomoserine aminocarboxypropyltransferase/cysteine synthase family protein codes for MTDSDDSGDRGVSSDSGIHTDSVHAGQEPDSATGSRAPPIYQTTSYVFDDADHAASLFALEEPGNIYSRLTNPTNATLEERLATLEGGVAALATSSGMAALDLATFLLASVGDNVVTASSLYGGTYTYFTHTAPRRGVDAKFVDTLDYEAYEEAIDDDTAFVHLETVGNPALVTPDIERVADIAHDHDVPLFVDNTFATPYLCNPIDHGADLVWHSTTKWLHGSGSTVGGALVDGGTFDWDADDYPEIAAENPAYHGVNFQERFGDAAFAYAARARGLRDLGNQQSPFDAWVTLQKLESMPLRVERHSENALEVARFLDDHDDVAWVNYPGLESHETHENAKKYLDGGYGGMITFGLEGGYEAGRAVTEETELASLLANVGDAKTLVIHPASTTHQQLTEEEQLASGTTPDLVRLSVGIEDVADIVADLEQAIEAAQNRA; via the coding sequence ATGACCGACTCCGACGACTCCGGAGACCGCGGCGTCTCCAGCGACAGCGGCATTCACACCGACAGCGTCCACGCGGGCCAGGAACCCGACTCCGCCACGGGGTCGCGCGCGCCGCCCATCTACCAGACCACCTCGTACGTCTTCGACGACGCCGACCACGCCGCGTCGCTGTTCGCGCTCGAAGAACCCGGCAACATCTACAGCAGGCTCACCAACCCGACGAACGCGACGCTCGAAGAGCGACTGGCGACCCTGGAGGGCGGCGTCGCCGCGCTCGCCACGTCCAGCGGGATGGCCGCGCTCGATTTGGCCACGTTCCTGCTGGCCTCGGTCGGCGACAACGTGGTCACGGCCTCGTCGCTGTACGGCGGCACCTACACCTACTTCACCCACACCGCGCCGCGCCGGGGAGTAGACGCCAAGTTCGTGGACACCCTCGACTACGAGGCCTACGAGGAGGCCATCGACGACGACACCGCGTTCGTCCACCTCGAAACCGTCGGCAACCCCGCGCTCGTCACGCCCGACATCGAGCGCGTCGCGGACATCGCCCACGACCACGACGTGCCCCTGTTCGTGGACAACACGTTCGCCACGCCGTACCTCTGCAACCCCATCGACCACGGCGCCGACCTCGTCTGGCACTCCACGACGAAGTGGCTCCACGGGAGCGGTTCGACCGTCGGCGGCGCGCTCGTGGACGGCGGGACCTTCGACTGGGACGCCGACGACTACCCCGAAATCGCCGCCGAGAACCCCGCGTACCACGGCGTCAACTTCCAAGAGCGGTTCGGCGACGCCGCCTTCGCCTACGCCGCCCGCGCTCGGGGCCTCCGGGACTTGGGTAACCAGCAGTCGCCGTTCGACGCGTGGGTCACGCTCCAGAAACTCGAATCGATGCCCCTCCGCGTCGAGCGCCACTCCGAGAACGCGCTGGAAGTCGCCCGCTTCCTCGACGACCACGACGACGTGGCGTGGGTCAACTACCCCGGACTGGAAAGCCACGAGACTCACGAGAACGCGAAGAAGTACCTCGACGGCGGCTACGGCGGCATGATTACCTTCGGACTGGAGGGCGGCTACGAGGCCGGCCGCGCCGTGACCGAGGAGACCGAGTTGGCGAGTCTGCTGGCGAACGTCGGCGACGCGAAGACGCTGGTCATCCACCCCGCCAGCACGACCCACCAGCAACTCACCGAGGAAGAGCAGTTGGCCAGCGGGACGACGCCGGAC